One window from the genome of Perca flavescens isolate YP-PL-M2 chromosome 17, PFLA_1.0, whole genome shotgun sequence encodes:
- the plekha3 gene encoding pleckstrin homology domain-containing family A member 3 isoform X1, translating to MEGILYKWTNYMTGWQPRWFVLENGVLSYYDCEDDVGKGSKGSIKMSVCDIKVHPTDSTRLELIIPGEQHFYVRAVNSAERQRWLVALGSSKAGTLDSHKHKGPDCLKTKMSELRLYCDLLVQQVQTIQSQHTADTEETPTSEASLLSATCATFIKTLEECMTLANQSLTPDLRPPERTKRSISHPGTYSFDRSGVPKEYLSGGQRSTQRRNRTFSDSSVYDTERWEMSATIFPARLRVLEALQIAANHLLRRANDTLQSALGVGSSVPDGDGAGMLPSVNGDSSSIPEESGGGVSPKTTLTDTDTDLSI from the exons ATGGAGGGGATTCTGTACAAATGGACGAATTACATGACAG GCTGGCAGCCACGCTGGTTCGTCTTAGAGAATGGAGTCCTCTCTTACTATGACTGCGAGGACGACGTTGGTAAAGGAAGCAAAGGATCCATCAAGATGTCCGTGTGTGACATTAAAG TTCATCCGACAGATTCAACGCGCCTGGAGTTGATAATCCCCGGCGAGCAGCATTTCTACGTCCGAGCTGTGAactctgcagagagacagaggtggCTGGTGGCTTTAGGCTCGTCCAAGGCTGGAACACTGGACAGTCACAAACACAAAG GTCCAGACTGTCTGAAGACAAAGATGTCTGAACTTCGTCTGTACTGCGACCTCCTTGTCCAGCAGGTCCAAACGATCCAATCACAGCACACGGCCGACACAGAGGAAACGCCCACCTCGGAG gccTCTCTCCTCAGTGCCACCTGTGCAACTTTCATTAAGACTTTGGAGGAGTGTATGACCCTCGCCAACCAGAGTTTGACCCCTGACCTCCGACCTCCTGAAAGG aCAAAGAGGTCAATCAGTCACCCTGGAACTTACAGCTTTGACAG gTCAGGAGTTCCTAAGGAGTACTTGagtggaggtcaaaggtcaactcAGCGAAGGAACCGGACGTTCTCCGACAGTTCCGTTTATGACACTGAGC GGTGGGAGATGTCGGCCACAATCTTTCCTGCCCGCCTCAGGGTCCTGGAGGCGTTGCAGAtagcagccaatcaccttcttcGCAGAGCGAATGatacgctgcagtctgcccttggcgttggcagcagcgtaccagatggtgatggagcag gtaTGCTGCCCAGTGTCAACGGTGACTCGTCTTCCATTCCTGAAGAGAGCGGAGGCGGCGTGAGCCCAAAGACCACGCTTACTGACACGGACACAGACCTGTCCATCTGA
- the plekha3 gene encoding pleckstrin homology domain-containing family A member 3 isoform X3 — MEGILYKWTNYMTGWQPRWFVLENGVLSYYDCEDDVGKGSKGSIKMSVCDIKVHPTDSTRLELIIPGEQHFYVRAVNSAERQRWLVALGSSKAGTLDSHKHKGPDCLKTKMSELRLYCDLLVQQVQTIQSQHTADTEETPTSEASLLSATCATFIKTLEECMTLANQSLTPDLRPPERTKRSISHPGTYSFDRSGVPKEYLSGGQRSTQRRNRTFSDSSVYDTERMLPSVNGDSSSIPEESGGGVSPKTTLTDTDTDLSI; from the exons ATGGAGGGGATTCTGTACAAATGGACGAATTACATGACAG GCTGGCAGCCACGCTGGTTCGTCTTAGAGAATGGAGTCCTCTCTTACTATGACTGCGAGGACGACGTTGGTAAAGGAAGCAAAGGATCCATCAAGATGTCCGTGTGTGACATTAAAG TTCATCCGACAGATTCAACGCGCCTGGAGTTGATAATCCCCGGCGAGCAGCATTTCTACGTCCGAGCTGTGAactctgcagagagacagaggtggCTGGTGGCTTTAGGCTCGTCCAAGGCTGGAACACTGGACAGTCACAAACACAAAG GTCCAGACTGTCTGAAGACAAAGATGTCTGAACTTCGTCTGTACTGCGACCTCCTTGTCCAGCAGGTCCAAACGATCCAATCACAGCACACGGCCGACACAGAGGAAACGCCCACCTCGGAG gccTCTCTCCTCAGTGCCACCTGTGCAACTTTCATTAAGACTTTGGAGGAGTGTATGACCCTCGCCAACCAGAGTTTGACCCCTGACCTCCGACCTCCTGAAAGG aCAAAGAGGTCAATCAGTCACCCTGGAACTTACAGCTTTGACAG gTCAGGAGTTCCTAAGGAGTACTTGagtggaggtcaaaggtcaactcAGCGAAGGAACCGGACGTTCTCCGACAGTTCCGTTTATGACACTGAGC gtaTGCTGCCCAGTGTCAACGGTGACTCGTCTTCCATTCCTGAAGAGAGCGGAGGCGGCGTGAGCCCAAAGACCACGCTTACTGACACGGACACAGACCTGTCCATCTGA
- the LOC114571629 gene encoding kelch-like protein 10 isoform X2 yields the protein MSTIFFNNTINELRLEGKLCDAVISVDDVEFKVHRIILCNCGSYFSKSSTSGQQVYSFSQVSPNIMNLIVEYAYTGSVVVTEENVLELLAGADYFSVKGIMQACCNFVEQHLSSKNCVHMWMLADIHKCPELRQKAYIHMLHHFKEVAGFSLKFLQLSVDQLADLIKKDELNARQESTVFEAVLRWIEYAPEERRCHMATLLSKVRLLLMSSEYLMDTVSTNALVTKCSLCTKMVIQAMKTLRESNTNRPLTRTRLPSAVLFAIGGWANNCPTNRIEIYNVRADRWVKVNDEEAPRAFYGCVCLNGFVYCIGGYDGLKYLSSVRKLNLVTQTWQDVGPMHAVRCYVSVVALNGCIYAMGGCDGNEKLKTAERYQPDISQWTLIAPMNEKRSNAGTATLHGKVYICGGFKRNEPLSSAECYNPDTNQWTLIASMEIGCNAGRAAAYKDRIYVIGGYRNSSHTSRAIAYDPLSNQWSMVNPMIHARSSFGIAVLEDQLYVAGGFDNHGTLSKVERFDEKANMWNIVRDLKLPRSGLSCCVVDRYPYATAYL from the exons ATGAGCACCATCTTCTTTAATAATACGATTAATGAGCTCCGTTTGGAGGGCAAGCTGTGCGATGCTGTGATCTCAGTCGATGACGTTGAGTTTAAAGTCCACAGGATCATCCTCTGCAACTGCGGCTCATACTTCAG CAAATCATCAACATCAGGGCAGCAGGTCTACAGTTTTTCCCAGGTGTCACCCAATATAATGAATCTCATTGTGGAATACGCCTACACCGGCTCTGTTGTGGTGACGGAGGAGAATGTGCTGGAGCTGTTGGCGGGAGCAGACTACTTCAGCGTCAAGGGCATCATGCAGGCCTGCTGCAACTTCGTGGAGCAGCATCTTAGTTCCAAGAACTGCGTCCACATGTGGATGCTGGCGGACATCCACAAATGTCCTGAGCTGAGGCAAAAGGCCTACATTCACATGCTGCATCACTTTAAGGAGGTCGCAGGGTTCTCTCTGAAGTTCCTGCAACTTTCTGTGGACCAGCTGGCCGATTTAATTAAGAAGGACGAACTCAACGCGAGACAGGAGAGCACCGTGTTTGAGGCTGTCCTCCGTTGGATCGAATACGCTCCTGAGGAACGCAGATGTCACATGGCTACCCTACTGAGCAAG GTGCGCCTGCTGCTAATGTCCAGTGAGTACTTGATGGACACAGTGAGCACAAACGCTCTTGTGACTAAATGTTCGCTGTGCACGAAAATGGTGATTCAAGCCATGAAGACCCTGCGTGAGTCCAATACAAACCGACCTCTGACGCGCACACGCCTGCCCTCTGCTGTGTTATTTGCTATCGGCGGTTGGGCGAATAATTGTCCAACCAACAGGATCGAAATATACAATGTTCGGGCTGACCGCTGGGTGAAAGTGAACGATGAGGAGGCTCCTCGAGCATTCTACGGCTGTGTCTGCCTCAATGGATTTGTCTACTGTATCGGAGGCTATGATGGTCTAAAATATTTAAGCAGTGTACGGAAGCTCAACCTCGTCACTCAGACCTGGCAAGACGTGGGGCCGATGCACGCAGTCCGATGCTACGTCAGCGTGGTGGCACTGAATGGCTGCATATATGCCATGGGAGGCTGTGACGGAAATGAGAAACTCAAAACTGCAGAGCGATACCAGCCTGACATCAGCCAGTGGACTCTGATCGCACCAATGAACGAGAAGAGGAGCAATGCTGGCACGGCAACACTACACGGCAAG GTGTACATTTGCGGTGGTTTCAAAAGGAATGAACCTCTGTCAAGTGCCGAGTGCTACAACCCTGACACCAACCAGTGGACGTTAATCGCCTCTATGGAAATTGGGTGTAATGCAGGACGGGCCGCCGCCTACAAAGACCGAATATATGTA ATTGGTGGCTACAGAAATAGCTCACATACGAGCAGAGCCATTGCCTATGACCCACTGTCAAACCAGTGGAGCATGGTGAATCCCATGATTCACGCTCGCAGCAGCTTTGGCATTGCGGTGTTGGAGGACCAGCTGTACGTGGCTGGAGGGTTCGACAATCATGGCACCCTCTCTAAGGTGGAGCGCTTTGATGAAAAGGCCAACATGTGGAACATTGTCCGGGACCTGAAGCTGCCCCGCAGCggcctcagctgctgtgtggtgGATCGATACCCCTACGCTACTGCGTATCTATGA
- the LOC114571629 gene encoding kelch-like protein 10 isoform X1: MSTIFFNNTINELRLEGKLCDAVISVDDVEFKVHRIILCNCGSYFRDLFRSKSSTSGQQVYSFSQVSPNIMNLIVEYAYTGSVVVTEENVLELLAGADYFSVKGIMQACCNFVEQHLSSKNCVHMWMLADIHKCPELRQKAYIHMLHHFKEVAGFSLKFLQLSVDQLADLIKKDELNARQESTVFEAVLRWIEYAPEERRCHMATLLSKVRLLLMSSEYLMDTVSTNALVTKCSLCTKMVIQAMKTLRESNTNRPLTRTRLPSAVLFAIGGWANNCPTNRIEIYNVRADRWVKVNDEEAPRAFYGCVCLNGFVYCIGGYDGLKYLSSVRKLNLVTQTWQDVGPMHAVRCYVSVVALNGCIYAMGGCDGNEKLKTAERYQPDISQWTLIAPMNEKRSNAGTATLHGKVYICGGFKRNEPLSSAECYNPDTNQWTLIASMEIGCNAGRAAAYKDRIYVIGGYRNSSHTSRAIAYDPLSNQWSMVNPMIHARSSFGIAVLEDQLYVAGGFDNHGTLSKVERFDEKANMWNIVRDLKLPRSGLSCCVVDRYPYATAYL, encoded by the exons ATGAGCACCATCTTCTTTAATAATACGATTAATGAGCTCCGTTTGGAGGGCAAGCTGTGCGATGCTGTGATCTCAGTCGATGACGTTGAGTTTAAAGTCCACAGGATCATCCTCTGCAACTGCGGCTCATACTTCAG AGATCTCTTCCGCAGCAAATCATCAACATCAGGGCAGCAGGTCTACAGTTTTTCCCAGGTGTCACCCAATATAATGAATCTCATTGTGGAATACGCCTACACCGGCTCTGTTGTGGTGACGGAGGAGAATGTGCTGGAGCTGTTGGCGGGAGCAGACTACTTCAGCGTCAAGGGCATCATGCAGGCCTGCTGCAACTTCGTGGAGCAGCATCTTAGTTCCAAGAACTGCGTCCACATGTGGATGCTGGCGGACATCCACAAATGTCCTGAGCTGAGGCAAAAGGCCTACATTCACATGCTGCATCACTTTAAGGAGGTCGCAGGGTTCTCTCTGAAGTTCCTGCAACTTTCTGTGGACCAGCTGGCCGATTTAATTAAGAAGGACGAACTCAACGCGAGACAGGAGAGCACCGTGTTTGAGGCTGTCCTCCGTTGGATCGAATACGCTCCTGAGGAACGCAGATGTCACATGGCTACCCTACTGAGCAAG GTGCGCCTGCTGCTAATGTCCAGTGAGTACTTGATGGACACAGTGAGCACAAACGCTCTTGTGACTAAATGTTCGCTGTGCACGAAAATGGTGATTCAAGCCATGAAGACCCTGCGTGAGTCCAATACAAACCGACCTCTGACGCGCACACGCCTGCCCTCTGCTGTGTTATTTGCTATCGGCGGTTGGGCGAATAATTGTCCAACCAACAGGATCGAAATATACAATGTTCGGGCTGACCGCTGGGTGAAAGTGAACGATGAGGAGGCTCCTCGAGCATTCTACGGCTGTGTCTGCCTCAATGGATTTGTCTACTGTATCGGAGGCTATGATGGTCTAAAATATTTAAGCAGTGTACGGAAGCTCAACCTCGTCACTCAGACCTGGCAAGACGTGGGGCCGATGCACGCAGTCCGATGCTACGTCAGCGTGGTGGCACTGAATGGCTGCATATATGCCATGGGAGGCTGTGACGGAAATGAGAAACTCAAAACTGCAGAGCGATACCAGCCTGACATCAGCCAGTGGACTCTGATCGCACCAATGAACGAGAAGAGGAGCAATGCTGGCACGGCAACACTACACGGCAAG GTGTACATTTGCGGTGGTTTCAAAAGGAATGAACCTCTGTCAAGTGCCGAGTGCTACAACCCTGACACCAACCAGTGGACGTTAATCGCCTCTATGGAAATTGGGTGTAATGCAGGACGGGCCGCCGCCTACAAAGACCGAATATATGTA ATTGGTGGCTACAGAAATAGCTCACATACGAGCAGAGCCATTGCCTATGACCCACTGTCAAACCAGTGGAGCATGGTGAATCCCATGATTCACGCTCGCAGCAGCTTTGGCATTGCGGTGTTGGAGGACCAGCTGTACGTGGCTGGAGGGTTCGACAATCATGGCACCCTCTCTAAGGTGGAGCGCTTTGATGAAAAGGCCAACATGTGGAACATTGTCCGGGACCTGAAGCTGCCCCGCAGCggcctcagctgctgtgtggtgGATCGATACCCCTACGCTACTGCGTATCTATGA
- the plekha3 gene encoding pleckstrin homology domain-containing family A member 3 isoform X2, with translation MEGILYKWTNYMTGWQPRWFVLENGVLSYYDCEDDVGKGSKGSIKMSVCDIKDSTRLELIIPGEQHFYVRAVNSAERQRWLVALGSSKAGTLDSHKHKGPDCLKTKMSELRLYCDLLVQQVQTIQSQHTADTEETPTSEASLLSATCATFIKTLEECMTLANQSLTPDLRPPERTKRSISHPGTYSFDRSGVPKEYLSGGQRSTQRRNRTFSDSSVYDTERWEMSATIFPARLRVLEALQIAANHLLRRANDTLQSALGVGSSVPDGDGAGMLPSVNGDSSSIPEESGGGVSPKTTLTDTDTDLSI, from the exons ATGGAGGGGATTCTGTACAAATGGACGAATTACATGACAG GCTGGCAGCCACGCTGGTTCGTCTTAGAGAATGGAGTCCTCTCTTACTATGACTGCGAGGACGACGTTGGTAAAGGAAGCAAAGGATCCATCAAGATGTCCGTGTGTGACATTAAAG ATTCAACGCGCCTGGAGTTGATAATCCCCGGCGAGCAGCATTTCTACGTCCGAGCTGTGAactctgcagagagacagaggtggCTGGTGGCTTTAGGCTCGTCCAAGGCTGGAACACTGGACAGTCACAAACACAAAG GTCCAGACTGTCTGAAGACAAAGATGTCTGAACTTCGTCTGTACTGCGACCTCCTTGTCCAGCAGGTCCAAACGATCCAATCACAGCACACGGCCGACACAGAGGAAACGCCCACCTCGGAG gccTCTCTCCTCAGTGCCACCTGTGCAACTTTCATTAAGACTTTGGAGGAGTGTATGACCCTCGCCAACCAGAGTTTGACCCCTGACCTCCGACCTCCTGAAAGG aCAAAGAGGTCAATCAGTCACCCTGGAACTTACAGCTTTGACAG gTCAGGAGTTCCTAAGGAGTACTTGagtggaggtcaaaggtcaactcAGCGAAGGAACCGGACGTTCTCCGACAGTTCCGTTTATGACACTGAGC GGTGGGAGATGTCGGCCACAATCTTTCCTGCCCGCCTCAGGGTCCTGGAGGCGTTGCAGAtagcagccaatcaccttcttcGCAGAGCGAATGatacgctgcagtctgcccttggcgttggcagcagcgtaccagatggtgatggagcag gtaTGCTGCCCAGTGTCAACGGTGACTCGTCTTCCATTCCTGAAGAGAGCGGAGGCGGCGTGAGCCCAAAGACCACGCTTACTGACACGGACACAGACCTGTCCATCTGA